AATATGAGATGGACTTCCTGGTTTCCTTTTCCCTCTGCCCAGTTAAGAATGATCTGACGCACCTGGCTAGTTTTGCCAATACCAGAGACGCCCTTTGTCAGAGCTGTTCTGATAGGGCTCATCGAGACTCCTGAGTTTAGGGATGAGCATGTTCCTTGGTGTCTTCTCCTGTAGCCTGGCTCAGTTAAAATATACTCATGTTGGTTCCCCTTGCTACTTTCACCAGCTTGATAGTGGAGATCGCAATGTATATAAAATGGATGCTCAGTCTCCCCCCCTGGCGGACTTTGATACTTTTTCTTCAGGATGGCTTTTAACTTATTGCGGAGTTCCCCCACATGTGAGGCAGAGGCTTTCCTGTCAAATTGGCAAATAAAAGTATTTCTTATTTTCTATAGGGCAGGTCTCTGTGCAATATGAAATACTAACACTTCAATGAACATGCCCTACTGTGTATTCCAAATgacacattcattttccatagACTCATTTTGATCTGGTCATCTGTTCTTACTGTGTGGTGAATGTGATCATCTTACCTTTGCTCAGTCAACCGTTTTTTTTTCCCAGGGGAAAACATTTCCCTGGATTCAGAGGAGGTGGATCTGTTACTACGAACGTTTGTGTCCCTCCAATTTCTCCAGAGACAGAATCTGTGTAGAATGTAGTAAGGCAGGCTAGCTGGTCCCTCACGTGATAAAGGCTGCAAGGAGGTCCCACTACCAACCAACCATTGACCTGTAAACACAAAGAATATTGTGATTAGCAATATTGGTACTGTGTGCATATAGGTACACTATATCAGTGATGTACTGCCATTACTCCTTAAAATTGCACTGCCTCTCATATGGGAAATTATTCATTAACATGTTAAACCACAAATGATTATTGCTAAGATTTCCACCTCAGCTTCTCATTGGTAGCCTGGGTATCTGTTTGTGTTAACATTATACTCCTTGTACTCCGTGACATATGCCAAACAGTTTGGCATGACAAGGAGTGGCATGATGGTACCCAGGCTTGCTCATCATTGGTGCTTTTAAACCTTGATTTTGAAGATTATTACTTTAAAATAGGCTAACCTTGTGAAATTAAGGCAACAGTCTTTGCTAGCTAGCCATTGTAGCTGGCTATCCATTGTTTTAGTCATGTAAACATCAGCTAGGTAGCTAGCCAAGTTAGTAAGTGCCTTGGCTTGTGCGAGCCGGAACGGCTCATAGGCTCCTGCCCTATCTACTGTTTCTGTAGAACGAGGCAgcttaatttttatttattttttgtcatttagcagacgctcttatccagagcgacttacaatgagtgagtgcgtacatttttcatactgccccccccgtgagGCTATTTagcaagtacaccccctggacaggacgctagtctatcgcagggccttacccccaatctatcgccttaatgctgagtgccaagcagagatgcATCAAGTCCCAtgtttacagtctttggtatgactcggccagggattgaactcacaaccttccaatctcagggcagaccctaaccacaaggccactgagctAGCCAAGTTTGGAGACTGATCAAATAATTTGCGATCTTTAGGAATGTAAACATGATCGATGTGGCCTATGTAGCTAACTAGTTGACAAAACACTGAATCTGCTTCATCAGCTTGATTCCGGGTCCTATTAGGAATCAGTCTGGGCTAGCGgactacatttgacattttagtcatttagcagacgctcttatccagagcgacttacagttagtgagtgcatacattttcatactggccccccgtgggaatcgaacccacaaccctggcgttgcaagcgccatgctctaccaacgtaGCTACACTACATAGCTAAAAGCTACAGTAAATGGCTACGATAATGTACAGGCTAGCATTCATCACATTCCACGTTTCTTTGCTATAAATTACAAAAACAACACCGAACTAATGCAATTCCATAGTTCTATACTTACTTGCTTTTCTCCCTTATTCTATTTTACCAATTCGTCTCGATAAATTCACGTTTTCGAGAAAGCGCTAGGGGTGAGTGGTtccgtctttctcttcttcctcctcttccttttcttcttcttcctctttttCTATGATattatggcggtccgcaaacaatcGTTTAAgagcatgccgccacctactgtgctggaatgtACGATCAATCATGATCTGCCCAATTCTGTACTGCCTTGAAAATCAACCATACCCAACCCCATTAAACTTTAtctatatcatgctgaaacactccacccttaggattgttcagcatgtcaacaaccaTTTCAACAGTAACATCTGTTACCCCAATATCTCTTTaacctggcatttctgctttccacaacCTGAGTCGTATTGATAACCTTGCCAATAAAAGCCATGAAGTCAACTTGATTCATTATCAAAGTGTCCTTTGACACCGCACATTCATGAGCACAAGATTTCTGAACAGTCCTCGAAACCATGCCAGGACCAGCAGAAGCACCACCCCCGACAGTAGGTCCACTTATTACAGGTACATCTATGTAAGCTCCATCAGTCCGCACTGTAGTTCTACCAATCTGTTTTACGGCCTCTGCATAAGATACATCATGACTGATCCTATATCTCTgagcctctctagcctctctctgtacctggcatccaccaaatgctgcactGTGTTCTCCCCCACAATTACAGCACTTAACCTTCACATTGCTTCCACATTCACCGTAAACATGTGCccctccacacttggcacatcttttccttcctttacactgagcagctacatgtcccattctttggcatttaaaacactgCAGTGCATATGGGACAAATTGAAACTAAGGAATCCTATCTGTACTTTTTCCCGGCAATACTTTTTCTAACCTCAGCATCAATGATAAGCACTTCTTTGACCCTCTTGATCAATCTTTTGGCCTCAATCACTCTGCCTccttcacattttctttaatatcaTCTGTGGACATAGATATTGGGACTCCAGTGATAACTCCCCTCAATCTAGCATACGCACCAGGGAGATGGCTTTTAATCTTCTTCCCATTAAGCTTTTCCATTTTCAAAATCGTCTCTTGCTGAGGCTGGCTACCAGACAATATTAACAATCTACCATTTCCAATGAACCAAgctaatttcacttcacctatCTCTTTCTCTATGGTATTAGTTAGTCGGATAGGGTGTAAGTGAGGCCCTGTGGTCTCatcaaacactatcaccactttcCACTCCAACACATCACTACTCTTGCTTCCTACATTGGCCCTCTTTATGCTTTCTTTACTAGATGCTCCACTGCTTTCtatatcatgatctctcttcttcctatgtCTTTCCACTACAGACCATTCCGGTCCTTGACCCTCATCCTCCCGCTCCATACCATCAGAACTGACACCCATATTGTTCGCATTCCAGCACAGCTGTTACTTCACCAACTTTTCTCAATTTCCTCCATTTCGTCCGCACtacactcttcttcttcttcttcttcttcttcttcttcagtggggtttatcagcGGTTGGCCTCTACACGCTTCACCAATCAAGGAACCTCATGAAAGACAACATACTCAACTCGACCTCCCACGGGACAGTGCTGCCCTTCCATCCACAAACAGCCGCATCCTCTCCAGGTTGCATTGCCCAGTTCCGAAGCCAGAGACTCTCCGTCAAAATAAAGACCCGGGtgtgaaaaataataatgtatgcagtaactgtatgtcgctctggataagagcgtctgctaaatgacttaaatgtaaaaatgttgctAAACTATGTACAGTAGCTGAATATACTATAAGTAAACTTCTGCAGAAGACAAGTCATCATTTGGTTTAGGCTCTGTTGCATTCTAAAAGTTTAGCCTAGGTATAGATTTCATGAGTTTAGCCTGTGTGGCCTATACCAAAGCTGTCCCTCAGGACCCAGAGTGATGTGGCGGGAAAAAAAACATCTGGGGCCCATAGTTTTTCCTGATTTGCGAacctaaccaggtaaaactctGGACATTATACAGTATGACGTGATTAATCTAAAAAGGTTTaatatgggctatgatgggaccaaAGTTTTTCTAATCAGGTCACGTTTTTTTAATTCCTGGAAAAACTCCTGAACTTGGGGAGGATGAAACCCCTGTCAAATTGCAGCAAACTTGTACTTCATATTCATTCTATTTTAAAGGAGGGGGGGGGTTcctatacacagacacagagaagcAACTTGATGGACAATGAAACgcacagggctgagcttgctttatgcaggCTTGCATCGTATAGTTCTGCCCTATGCAACTGCAGGCCTTATTAAAAAAATGTACTCACAGTCTGTCAGCTATTGTGTTTATTGATAAATTCAAGTGAATCATTTTGGATTGAAAAAGTATTGGTGTCACAagaatataaaccaaatttgatccCATTCACATACTGTATTTTAATAAACTAAACCAAAAGATTGAAAAGCGCTGTTGCAAATGCCGCCTCACCACAGGTTTTCCGGTGACCCTACCATAGGCCATGCTGCTTGATTACATTTAGAGTTGTAGACCTTTATAATAGCATAGGTTGTTCTGTTTTTATTGAGGGAAAGAAACACCACATTTTAAATGGTAACTCCATTTTATTAGTAGATTTTAGCGAAAAGAACGATACAGAAATCACAGTCACAGTAACTGAAATATAGAAGCATCTTCTTTTTATAACAGCCTTTCTTATGTTAGTCTATAGTCTAAGTAGGCTAGCTAGTAGGCtatacaatggggagaacaagtatttgatacactgccgattttgcaggttttcctacttacaaagcatgtagaggtctgtaatttttatcataggtacacttcaactgtgagagactgaatctaaaacaaaaatccagaaaatcacattgtaggatttttaagtaattaatttgctttttattgcatgacataagtatttgatcacctaccaaccagtaagaattctggctctcacagacctgttagtttttctttaagaagccctcctgttctccactcattaactgtattaactgcacatgtttgaacttgttacctgtataaaagacacctgtccacacactcaatcaaacagactccaacctctccacaatggccaagaccagagagctgtgtaaggacatcagggatacaattgtagacctgcacaaggctgggatggaagaagttcaagatgacggtcaatcacagttgaagtgtacctatgataaaaattacagactacatgctttgtaagtaggaaaacctgcaaaatcggcagtgtatcaaatacttgttctccccactgtaggtgtatcCAAAATACGCACTGTCAATAGGGCTAAATGGGCCAAGTCAGCTCAATAAAGTGTACAATGAGCAAATGTAAAACAATAATGgtattataaaataatataacaAGCATAAGTGTCAGTCGTATAAACAGCCTATACTGGTGTCAGTCATTAATGACCCCGTTGTGGCCTCTCTCGGGCATGTGTGCCTTTACGCATAGCAGCAGTTTGTCCGTTAAGCAGAAGGATCTCTTACAGTGACATATCATGACAGTCAACACAAATCTTCGACAAATCGTTATTCTTGAATGAGCACTTTCCGCAGACAAATCGCTTACAGGTCCCGCAGAAGTCGCAGTTTTTGTTACGCATTATCCGTGCACCTGGCACTGTATGTTTTTCTCCGAGAGCGGTGGTGCGTCATTTGGCACGTCGTGCGCTGCTGCCTTGCCCCCGGCCCTAATGTGGTTCTCACGAAGCTCCAATACCAGCTGCATGATGAACTCTCTCCTCGGCATTGTCCTACCAGTGCACAGGGTGAACAAAACGTGCGCGTTGATAGCAGCCAGGTCAAGCAGGTTGTAGAATACGGCAACAGGCCAGCGTTGGGTAGCTGCTTTCACCGTGAACTGTCTGGCCATCTTATCCACACCAACCTGGAATAGAATACAGTACTATAAGTTAGAATTATTTAGCTACAACAGAAGAGCACCGTGCATGGCAGGTGTATGGCTAGGTGCGCAATAGCCTAATGTTTTAACATACCGTTGTGTTGTTGTAGTGCGTCAGCGTCTCTGTTTTTCTCTTTGTGTCACCACCAATGGCAACTGTCGGATGCATAGTACTCAGGATACAGACGTTCTCTCTTGGCTTACATCTGTAAACCGTAAGTGTCGCTTTGTCGTGCTTCAGCACGGTTGTGGAGAACAGCTCTGCCTGTGCCTGGTTGCTCACAGAGGGAGGCAGCCCCCGGCTCGCTTCAATAACACCAACTAAGCTTGTATTTTTGTCAATCAACTTATTTGCCAATGGCAGTGAGGTGAAGAAATCGTCCGTGTTGACATTTCTCCCCTCACCAAGGTAAGGTTCCACAAGTCGCATCACCACATTTTCAGGCTGCTCACCtttccccagatatggaaagACATTCAGCACATACTTGCTATGGACGTCAGCTGCCAACCGAAACTTCATGCCCCACTTGTCTTGCTTGTAGGGGATGTACTGCGTAAAGCTGCATTTAGCTTTTGCGGGGAACCATTGCTCCTCAACGGCAATGTTAACTCCTGGCTTGTAAGAGGCAACACAGTTCTGTACAAACGCGCCCCAAACTTCTGATACCAGGGCAAATGTGTCAGTTTCCAGGTATCGCATGATTTCTCTGAAGCTGTTCCGTGGCATGGTATCTCGGAAAAAAATCACCCCATATTTTTAGTTCCAGAAGCTCTCCAAAGGCGTGGACATTCCGCGGTACAGTCCTCGGACGTACAGGAGCGCAATGAACGCTTCCAGCTCATCCACAGATATGTCCCACGTTTTGCCTCCTTTCGCCTGGCGCGCCTCAGCTACAGTACAGTCCTTGATGTGCTGCAACATCTCCATGTCACATAAACAATGAAAGCTGTCGAATGCTCTGTCGATTCTACCTTTGGGATAAGGTGTAGGGCCCGACTCCAATGGGGTGCCATTCTGTGCTGATAATCGACCTGTAGCGTTGTCCACTGGCTGTTTTATCCAAACCGTGCCCTccttccccttctcctctccctccatctgagTTGGTGACACCTGCACGGTGGGGCATCGTTCCGCCTCTCTTGTGCCGAGGCTGAGGCAGATCAGGCTCATAATAAGAATCGCAGCCAGCATCGAATCTATTGAAGAATTCCCCCATTCATCATCATAGTCGATCTCAGCATCAAGTTCCTCCCGTCCATCTGACTCCATTTAATCCAAATCTCGTAGCATTGTCAGCGCCTCTTTCACCTCAATTCGCGGTCTTGCCATTGTAGCCTATGAATTACGCACGCTTCTGCTTCCaggtcacctctctctcttctccagcaGGAGGCTCTTCTGAATAGGATCTCTCCAGAGTGAACTTTATATACCGTTCACAGACCCACTTTAGTTTAGAGATTATAATTGGATAGCCTACATGTATTCGGACTCAAATTATATAAAAATAATTATAAACCTAAATGTTTACtactacaaaaaaaaaatgaaatacttATGCACGCTAGTTTATAATCAGTTTATGAATGATTATTCATGAAAGTTAAACCTATAGCTAATACATTTACGTGTTATAATTATAAAGTGCTATTAAGTTATTATAACGTATGCTCCCTGCACTTAATGTAGCCTTGTAAACTTACCTTAGCCAGCCTATCCGGAGTCATGGATGTAGTGGTAAAAGGGTTGGAGTCATGGATGTAGTGGTAAAAGGGTGGGTAAACCTTGATCACAAATAAAAGGTGGGTAAACCATCACAAATAAAAGGTGGGTAAACTGAGTTTCCTTGCGTCTTACAGTTtgggggggagagaagagtggaagaggagagcaggagagagaggaggggggagtggggAGTAGGGGTGGCGGTAGGAGAAGGTGATAACGTCTGCAAATGGCTTTTTAAGCAAGTGCCAATGGACTATAGTGGACTATAGTGGGAATGAATGAATCTGCTagatgactaaaacgtaaatgttAAATTTAAAGTAGACTTTATCATCACCTCCCACCTACCCTCCCCACTCTTTCTCCCCGTCCCCCTTTTCACCTGTCATCAGCCCTCTATCCCTCACTCCCCCGAGCCTCAGCTCACAAAGTTCAATTGCAAGTAGGCCTAGCATAAGCTAACAAAAGTTTACAAATTCCGTTAAAATAGGCTATCCAAAATACATTTCACAGCAGTACCGTAAATATTTTCATTTGTTAGGCTACAGAGCTGCTGCGTTGTTTCTTATTTTTCAACACGTCCGTGGCCATATTATGTTTAGGCTACATTTGGTATGAGATTACATTTCACCTAATTGATAGTGGACAAAAATGATTTTAAAACTCAAATGTGTCCTGAATGGGAATAAGGGCACGTTCAGTTGCAAAACGTTGACGTGATTCATTATTGTACATGTCgaagaggcatgtttgttctacatagcatatttATATCTGGACGTTCCAAAACGTTGTATCCTGCTGAACACGCCCCTGTTCTTGACTTTGAGCTCTTTTGCGTGTATCTTGTTTTGTCCGGAAACTGGAAaagagataataagggaaggcatttatttcaagtacagaggaaagtcggggaggggaggacggtaGGAAGGGGCAGAAGAGATGAGGCTATATTTTACAAGATTAGgtgtgggacacagccagttgaataagacattaaatgtgatcGGGATCCCCTGTAGCTGAGTTGttcgagcatggcgcttgcaacgccagggttgtgggttcgtttcccacggggggccagtatgaaaatgtatgcactcactaactgtaagtcgctctggataagagcgtctgctaaatgaagtaaatgtaaatgatagggaagcatccatcaggaaagtgtgattattgtcaggaaacagagaccaTGGAgtatgtattgctacagtgtgggcagtatcagaggtaaagagagaggatgagatctagtatgagggagaagaggatacaggaaattagtttaaagagtatattgagtagaacgtcattatctatagtctcaaatattctgttgtattttttaagagaaacggggttggcaggtaggatttagtttctccctgtctctggcccacactccagtacagtaggtggcggtaatgcaccataacgttggatgccaaccgccgataaaccccactgaagaagaaaaaTACCGGAAACTGCAACAGAGTTTGGAGCTGCCTCCTCGACCTCTTTTAATACACGTGTATTTAGTGAGACGCAGTGATtggataaaggatttcctgtttggaaggtctatccaggtgagggtggggaagtctAACAGGCAGCTACTTGGTGGATAATGGTACACGCAGGGGAGCGTtattagtcctctgttgttctcaatcatgatcaattatgtttactctcaggtacagccggatatagggaggtcggtatttgcagatgatggtgccttatggaagagggggagaaatgtgccatacatagtcaggaaggtgcaggaagcaattgatgaggtagagcggtgggcactaatgtgtggattcaggttctctgtagagaaaactcaaacagtgttctttaccaggagaaaggtgggagatgaggtatgcttgaggttatatgggagaaacctggagagggtggagggccttcatgttccttggggtatactttgatactagactgacctgggcagaacacattgagagagtggtgggaaagtgtaagaaggtgctaaatgtgatgcgctgtctgacggggaaggagtgggggggctgagcgttcctcattgaagaccatgtatgttgcattgatccgatctgtaatatattatggaagtatagcatatggttcggcagcccggacctcactggaaaggctagatgtcatacaggggcaaggactcagaatatgtagtggggcgtttaaaacgtccccagtggctgcattacaggtggagatgggggatatgccattgcagattaggagaccgcagctggcaatgaattattgggtcaacctacagggaaatggggtgtctcatcctgcgaaagggattttacaggcatgctgggaacatgagcgaagacagaacacgagctttgggtggatgggtaatacccaggcgaaggagatggggctgtatggaagggagtttagtccaacagtagttattcctgtaaatccaccatggctattcccgcctccagtagttgatctagaagtgttggagagactacagaaagatagatagggagggtgttgatccagatgatttctttaagagacgtctggaaactgtgtatcaggattttgtggccatttacacagatggttcaaaagatccaaggacaggacgtactaggtcagcatttgtagtgcaggaatgtggggtggaagtcaggaaacgtattacaaatcatctggctgtatatacggtggagctgatggccatactgttggccttgcagtggatGGAGGAAGCTAAGCCAGActgagtagttatttgctctgactcatgcgcagtgttaatgagtctccagtcctttagctcacgtagcagacaagacctgctttatgaggtgctacaaacccatggcaggattaaacagatgggtattcagatattctttcacctttatttaaccaggtaagccagttgagaacaagttctcatttacaactgtgacctggccaagataaagcaaagcagtgcgataaaaacaacaacacagagttacatatggggtaaagcaaaacatagtcaaaaatacaacagaaaatatatatacagtgtgtgcaaatgtagcaagttatggaggtaaggcaataaataggctatagtgcaaaataattacaattagtattaacactggaatgatagatgtgcaagagatgatgtgcaaatagagatactggggtgcaaatgagcaaaatatataacaatatggggatgaggtagttgggtgggctaatttcagatgggctgtgtacaggtgcagtgatcggtaaggtgctctgacaactgatgcttaaagttagtgagggagataagagtctccagcttcagagatttttgcaattcgttccagtcattggcagcagagaactggaaggaatggcggccaa
This sequence is a window from Coregonus clupeaformis isolate EN_2021a chromosome 7, ASM2061545v1, whole genome shotgun sequence. Protein-coding genes within it:
- the LOC121570756 gene encoding piggyBac transposable element-derived protein 4-like, yielding MPRNSFREIMRYLETDTFALVSEVWGAFVQNCVASYKPGVNIAVEEQWFPAKAKCSFTQYIPYKQDKWGMKFRLAADVHSKYVLNVFPYLGKGEQPENVVMRLVEPYLGEGRNVNTDDFFTSLPLANKLIDKNTSLVGVIEASRGLPPSVSNQAQAELFSTTVLKHDKATLTVYRCKPRENVCILSTMHPTVAIGGDTKRKTETLTHYNNTTVGVDKMARQFTVKAATQRWPVAVFYNLLDLAAINAHVLFTLCTGRTMPRREFIMQLVLELRENHIRAGGKAAAHDVPNDAPPLSEKNIQCQVHG